From Selenomonadales bacterium, a single genomic window includes:
- the thrS gene encoding threonine--tRNA ligase, with product MKNISVYLSDGAKRELPQGATARDLAEAISPRLAKDAVAAKVNNQVVDLARPLPDEAQVQILTSDSLDALEVLRHTAAHVMAQAVIRLFPGVKLGIGPSIKDGFYYDFAVSETFKPEDLERIEAEMRKIVAQKSPLKRHAINRTEAIEMFRSQNEVFKVELIEDLPVDAELTYYKHDDFLDLCAGPHLPDTGFVKAFKLLSIAGAYWRGDEKRPMLQRIYGTAFFKQAALDEYLHRLEEAKKRDHRKLGKELDLFSIQEEGPGFPFYHPKGMIIRNELEDFWRKEHRKAGYQEIRTPIILNRVLWERSGHWAHYRENMYFTKIDDLDYAVKPMNCPGSMLVYRNGFHSYKDLPLRYCELGLVHRHELSGALHGMARVRAFTQDDSHIFMTPSQIEAEVARVIALVHKFYTIFDLKYRVELSTRPEKAMGDIAVWNIAEAALETVLKDKGINYKLNPGDGAFYGPKIDFHIEDSIGRSWQCATIQLDFQMPEKFDLTYIGEDGEKHRPVVIHRVLYGAIERFIAMLIEHFAGAFPLWLSPVQAAVLPITDRAREYAEKVVAELEEAGIRAELDARNEKIGFKIREAQMQKVPYMLVIGDKEVQEGTVAVRTREGGDRGAAPLAEVIANLTQQIKDKK from the coding sequence ATGAAGAACATCAGTGTGTATCTAAGTGACGGCGCTAAGCGCGAACTGCCGCAGGGAGCAACCGCCCGCGACCTAGCCGAAGCCATCAGCCCACGCCTCGCCAAAGACGCCGTAGCCGCCAAAGTAAACAACCAAGTGGTCGACCTCGCGCGCCCCTTGCCGGATGAGGCACAAGTGCAAATCCTTACCTCCGACTCACTCGACGCGCTTGAAGTCCTGCGGCACACCGCGGCACATGTGATGGCACAAGCAGTCATTCGCTTGTTCCCAGGGGTTAAACTAGGCATCGGCCCAAGCATTAAGGACGGCTTCTACTACGACTTCGCCGTGTCCGAAACCTTCAAGCCCGAAGACCTAGAGCGCATAGAGGCCGAGATGCGCAAAATCGTGGCCCAAAAGAGCCCGCTTAAGCGCCACGCCATCAACCGGACCGAGGCCATCGAGATGTTTCGCAGTCAGAACGAAGTCTTTAAGGTTGAGCTTATCGAAGACCTGCCGGTTGACGCCGAACTCACCTACTACAAGCACGACGATTTTCTCGACCTTTGCGCGGGGCCGCATCTTCCCGACACGGGCTTTGTTAAAGCATTTAAGCTGCTCTCTATTGCCGGTGCTTACTGGCGTGGCGATGAAAAACGTCCCATGCTGCAGCGCATTTACGGTACGGCCTTCTTTAAGCAAGCCGCGCTTGACGAGTATCTGCACAGGCTTGAGGAAGCCAAAAAGCGCGACCATCGCAAGCTAGGCAAAGAGCTTGACTTGTTCAGTATCCAAGAAGAAGGGCCCGGCTTCCCGTTTTATCATCCCAAGGGCATGATTATTCGCAATGAACTGGAAGATTTCTGGCGCAAAGAGCACAGGAAGGCCGGCTACCAAGAGATTCGCACGCCGATTATCCTAAACCGCGTCTTGTGGGAGCGCTCCGGCCACTGGGCACATTACCGTGAAAACATGTACTTCACCAAAATCGACGACCTCGATTACGCGGTTAAGCCCATGAACTGCCCAGGCTCCATGCTCGTTTACCGCAATGGCTTCCACAGCTATAAGGACTTGCCCCTGCGGTACTGCGAACTCGGGCTCGTGCACCGCCATGAGCTATCGGGAGCGCTACACGGCATGGCGCGGGTGCGCGCCTTTACGCAAGATGACTCCCACATCTTTATGACTCCGTCCCAAATCGAAGCAGAAGTGGCGAGAGTTATCGCCTTAGTTCACAAGTTCTACACCATCTTTGACTTAAAGTACAGGGTAGAGCTCTCCACGCGCCCCGAAAAGGCGATGGGGGACATTGCGGTGTGGAACATCGCCGAAGCGGCGCTGGAGACTGTGCTTAAGGACAAAGGCATTAACTACAAGCTTAACCCTGGCGACGGCGCGTTTTACGGCCCAAAGATTGACTTTCACATCGAGGACAGCATCGGCCGCAGTTGGCAGTGTGCGACTATTCAGCTAGATTTTCAGATGCCGGAGAAGTTTGACCTTACCTACATCGGCGAAGACGGCGAAAAGCATCGGCCGGTAGTAATCCACCGCGTTCTCTACGGCGCCATCGAGCGGTTTATCGCTATGCTTATCGAGCATTTCGCGGGTGCTTTCCCACTGTGGTTATCGCCTGTGCAGGCTGCTGTGCTCCCCATAACGGACCGCGCGCGCGAGTACGCCGAGAAGGTAGTAGCAGAGCTAGAGGAAGCCGGTATCCGCGCGGAGCTAGACGCCCGCAACGAGAAAATTGGCTTTAAGATTCGCGAGGCGCAAATGCAGAAAGTGCCGTACATGCTGGTTATCGGCGACAAAGAAGTACAAGAGGGCACGGTAGCTGTGCGTACGCGCGAAGGTGGGGACCGCGGAGCTGCGCCGTTAGCCGAAGTTATCGCGAATCTCACCCAACAGATCAAGGACAAAAAATAG
- a CDS encoding MTH1187 family thiamine-binding protein translates to MAIVHVSITPIGTGSTSISPYVAACHAVLRAKPNLKWQLTPMGTIIEGELSEILAVIQEMHEVPFTKGALRVSTQIKIDDRRDKEATMTAKVESVEEKL, encoded by the coding sequence ATGGCTATAGTGCACGTCTCTATTACGCCTATTGGCACAGGTAGCACTAGTATTAGCCCCTACGTCGCGGCGTGCCACGCGGTGCTACGCGCTAAGCCTAACCTTAAGTGGCAGCTTACCCCGATGGGGACAATCATTGAGGGTGAACTCAGTGAAATTCTAGCTGTCATTCAGGAAATGCACGAAGTGCCCTTTACCAAAGGTGCCCTCCGCGTCTCCACCCAAATAAAAATCGACGACCGCCGCGATAAAGAAGCCACCATGACTGCGAAAGTCGAGTCGGTCGAGGAGAAGCTTTAG
- the hcp gene encoding hydroxylamine reductase yields the protein MMFCYQCEQTPKGGCTKVGVCGKNEDIASLQDTTIFGLKGIAAYATHARQLGYTDPEVDGVTHEALYMTLTNSNFNLEEHLGMAMKVGKAAVKVMDLLDRAHLDRLGVPQPVVVSQDKVEGHSILVTGHNLLALEELLKQSEGKGINIYTHSEMLPAHGYPHLKKYAHLKGNVGKAWYDQRKVFEEFPGAILGTTNCLMPIKGTYFDRFFSCDVAGLEGVQKIVGDDFSPLIERALALPAANVDSAKTLTTGFHHQTVLGIAPEIVAAVKSGKIRRFFVIAGCDAPGKGGEYYRTLATSLPQDCVILTTSCGKFRFNDVDFGVVPGTSIPRYIDLGQCNNSGSAVKIAVALAEAFGCGVNDLPLSIVLSWFEQKAVAILLGLFSLGVQNIYIGPKPPEFITPGVLSALQTHFNLKLIGNAADDLAAMLG from the coding sequence ATGATGTTTTGCTATCAGTGTGAACAGACCCCCAAGGGCGGCTGCACCAAGGTCGGCGTGTGCGGCAAGAACGAGGACATCGCGAGCCTTCAGGACACCACGATCTTTGGCTTGAAGGGCATTGCTGCCTATGCCACGCATGCGCGGCAGCTCGGCTACACCGACCCCGAGGTGGATGGTGTTACGCACGAGGCGCTGTATATGACGCTGACTAATTCTAACTTCAACCTAGAAGAGCACCTAGGCATGGCCATGAAGGTAGGCAAAGCAGCAGTTAAGGTGATGGACTTACTTGACCGCGCGCATCTTGACCGCCTCGGCGTACCACAACCTGTGGTCGTTTCGCAGGACAAGGTCGAGGGGCATTCTATCCTAGTCACCGGGCACAACTTGCTGGCGCTAGAGGAGCTGCTGAAGCAGAGCGAGGGCAAGGGGATTAACATCTACACCCACTCGGAGATGCTGCCCGCACACGGCTACCCGCACCTAAAGAAATACGCTCACCTCAAGGGCAATGTAGGTAAGGCTTGGTACGACCAACGCAAAGTATTCGAGGAGTTCCCCGGTGCAATTCTCGGCACGACCAACTGCCTGATGCCGATTAAAGGGACGTACTTCGACCGTTTCTTTTCCTGTGACGTAGCCGGACTTGAAGGCGTACAGAAGATTGTTGGCGACGACTTCTCGCCGCTGATCGAACGCGCCCTTGCCTTACCTGCCGCAAACGTAGACTCCGCCAAGACGCTGACTACAGGCTTCCATCACCAGACGGTGCTTGGTATTGCGCCTGAGATTGTCGCGGCAGTGAAGTCAGGTAAGATTCGGAGGTTCTTCGTCATTGCCGGGTGCGATGCGCCGGGGAAGGGTGGAGAGTACTACAGGACGCTCGCCACAAGTTTGCCACAGGACTGTGTTATCTTGACTACTAGTTGCGGCAAGTTCCGCTTTAATGATGTCGACTTCGGTGTCGTGCCCGGCACAAGCATTCCGCGCTACATCGACCTCGGGCAGTGCAACAACAGCGGTTCGGCGGTTAAGATTGCCGTCGCTTTAGCGGAGGCATTCGGCTGCGGCGTAAACGATCTGCCGCTTAGCATCGTGTTGTCGTGGTTTGAGCAAAAGGCGGTAGCTATTTTACTGGGGCTCTTTAGCCTAGGCGTGCAGAATATCTACATCGGGCCAAAGCCGCCGGAGTTTATTACGCCGGGAGTGCTCTCTGCTCTGCAGACACACTTTAACCTGAAGCTTATCGGCAACGCCGCTGACGACTTGGCTGCGATGCTCGGCTAG
- the infC gene encoding translation initiation factor IF-3 yields MPGGGYPINKDAKTVEPQVNEEIRAREVRLIDENGEQLGIKLFREALRIAQERGLDLVNVAPTAKPIVCRIMDYGRFKYEQSKKEREARKKQHIINVKELTFSPNIDDHDLETKARAATQFLKDGDRVKVTVRFRGREVSHAERGKQVLEAFYRLVQDLSTIDREPRLEGRNMSMFLNAKKQQS; encoded by the coding sequence ATTCCAGGAGGTGGATACCCCATTAACAAAGACGCAAAGACCGTTGAGCCGCAAGTAAACGAGGAAATCCGAGCCCGCGAAGTGCGCCTAATCGATGAAAATGGCGAACAGCTAGGTATTAAGCTGTTTCGCGAGGCCTTGCGCATTGCGCAAGAGAGAGGCCTAGACCTTGTTAACGTGGCCCCAACGGCCAAACCCATAGTCTGTAGAATTATGGACTACGGTAGGTTTAAGTACGAACAGAGCAAAAAGGAGCGCGAAGCGCGCAAGAAGCAACACATCATTAACGTCAAGGAGCTTACTTTTAGCCCTAACATTGACGATCACGACCTAGAAACTAAGGCGCGTGCCGCCACGCAGTTCCTTAAGGACGGCGACCGCGTTAAGGTCACGGTGCGCTTTCGCGGGCGCGAAGTTTCGCATGCTGAGCGCGGCAAGCAGGTGCTCGAGGCCTTCTATAGGTTAGTACAGGACTTATCTACCATTGACCGCGAGCCGAGGCTTGAGGGGCGGAACATGAGCATGTTCCTAAACGCCAAGAAACAACAGAGTTAA
- the rpmI gene encoding 50S ribosomal protein L35 — protein MPKVKTHRGAAKRFKITGTGKALRRSNMKNHLNEAKTSKRLRNLRKTHLVHATDMGRLKALIPYKF, from the coding sequence ATGCCAAAGGTTAAGACACACCGCGGCGCCGCCAAAAGGTTTAAGATTACCGGCACAGGCAAGGCCCTAAGGCGCAGCAACATGAAGAACCACCTAAACGAAGCGAAGACTTCCAAGCGTCTGCGCAACCTGCGCAAAACGCATCTTGTACACGCGACCGACATGGGTCGCCTCAAGGCGCTTATCCCCTACAAATTTTAG
- the rplT gene encoding 50S ribosomal protein L20, with translation MARVKKGVTARARHKKILKLAKGYWGAKSKRFKVANEQVMKALYYAFRDRRRKKRDFRRLWITRINAAARINGMSYSRLMNGLKKAGIVMNRKVLSDLAVREPASFGQLVTLAKQQFQP, from the coding sequence ATGGCACGTGTAAAGAAGGGCGTCACCGCTCGGGCTCGTCATAAGAAGATTCTCAAACTAGCCAAAGGTTACTGGGGCGCCAAGAGCAAGCGATTCAAGGTAGCCAATGAGCAAGTTATGAAAGCACTCTACTACGCCTTCCGCGACCGCAGGCGCAAAAAGCGTGATTTCCGCAGACTCTGGATTACCCGTATCAATGCTGCCGCACGCATTAACGGCATGTCTTACAGTAGACTTATGAATGGTCTCAAGAAAGCGGGCATCGTTATGAACCGTAAGGTGCTCTCAGACCTTGCAGTGCGTGAACCGGCTTCATTTGGTCAACTAGTCACCCTAGCTAAGCAGCAGTTCCAGCCGTAA
- a CDS encoding TrkH family potassium uptake protein produces MKIAFSRMSPAQILASTFLGLILTGTALLMLPWASTGAPVGFVDALFTATSAVCVTGLTVVDTGTRYTFFGQFVIMLLIQFGGLGLMTMATMVAMVLGKQVTFRERLIIQEAFNQFSLEGMVKLARYVVLATLTIQSLAAAVLFIRFQSQFGTARGLWFAVFHSVSAFCNAGFDLFGNFRSLEMFASDVTVNVVMLTLIVFGGIGFSVLADLYSKRSLKGLALHSELVLKITAVLIVASAVLIGLLEWNGALANYDLTGRVLGSLFTAVTPRTAGFNTVPTGALSEATALIIIMLMFIGASPASTGGGIKTTTFAMVVLTVVAAVRGQGDVVIRGRRIAQSVTIKCLSIAAISLALVLTTTFVLLLTDDASFLDTLFETVSAFGTVGLSRGITPTLSTIGRLALIVTMFAGRVGPLTLVLAIIAKPDPCAASVRYPEGKIIVG; encoded by the coding sequence ATGAAAATCGCGTTCTCCCGCATGAGTCCCGCGCAAATTCTCGCGTCAACCTTTCTCGGTCTCATTCTGACAGGGACAGCTCTACTAATGTTACCTTGGGCCTCTACGGGGGCCCCGGTTGGCTTTGTTGACGCGTTGTTTACGGCGACATCGGCGGTCTGTGTCACCGGCTTGACGGTCGTCGACACAGGCACTCGCTATACTTTCTTTGGACAGTTCGTGATAATGCTCCTAATCCAGTTCGGAGGTTTAGGCCTGATGACCATGGCTACGATGGTAGCCATGGTTCTTGGTAAGCAAGTCACTTTTCGCGAGCGCCTAATCATCCAAGAAGCCTTTAACCAGTTTTCTTTAGAGGGCATGGTGAAGTTGGCCCGCTATGTCGTCTTGGCTACGCTTACCATTCAGTCTCTTGCGGCCGCAGTATTATTTATCCGCTTTCAGTCGCAGTTTGGCACGGCGCGCGGTCTGTGGTTTGCGGTGTTTCACAGCGTGTCGGCGTTCTGCAATGCGGGTTTTGACTTGTTTGGGAACTTTCGCAGTTTAGAGATGTTTGCCTCCGACGTTACAGTAAATGTAGTAATGCTGACTTTGATCGTCTTTGGCGGCATCGGCTTTAGCGTGCTGGCTGACCTTTATTCTAAGCGTAGCCTTAAGGGACTGGCGCTGCACAGTGAGCTAGTCCTTAAGATAACCGCAGTGCTAATCGTGGCTTCGGCCGTCTTGATAGGTCTCTTAGAATGGAACGGCGCACTCGCTAACTACGACCTAACCGGTCGCGTACTTGGCTCTTTGTTCACGGCGGTCACGCCGCGCACAGCCGGCTTTAACACCGTACCTACCGGAGCGCTTAGCGAGGCCACGGCCTTAATCATCATCATGCTGATGTTTATTGGGGCGTCGCCTGCTTCGACCGGTGGCGGCATAAAGACGACGACCTTTGCCATGGTAGTCCTTACGGTCGTGGCCGCAGTGCGTGGGCAGGGAGACGTGGTTATTCGCGGTCGCCGTATTGCCCAGTCTGTAACTATTAAATGTTTGTCGATCGCGGCTATCTCGCTTGCCCTAGTGCTAACCACAACCTTCGTGCTTTTGTTGACAGACGACGCCTCGTTCTTAGATACTCTCTTTGAGACAGTCTCCGCATTTGGCACGGTGGGCCTAAGTCGCGGCATTACGCCTACTCTCAGCACCATCGGCCGCTTGGCCCTCATAGTAACTATGTTCGCCGGACGCGTAGGTCCCTTGACGCTAGTGCTAGCGATTATCGCTAAGCCCGACCCCTGCGCGGCGTCTGTTCGCTATCCCGAGGGCAAAATAATCGTGGGTTAG
- a CDS encoding TrkA family potassium uptake protein — protein MKQFAVIGLGRFGSSVARTLHAAGHQVLGIDESEERVRHNLDNCTRAVEADATDEQALRAIGIRNFDTVVVGVGGDIQASILVTLMLKELGVKHVLAKAQSELHGRVLYKIGADRVVFPERDMGSRVAKSLIASNILEYIELAPDISILEFMVGPAMVGHSLRQLDFRNKYQANIIAVKRGDEFSLALRADERIEEGDVLVVVGKNDDLRRLERY, from the coding sequence ATGAAGCAGTTCGCCGTAATTGGGTTAGGTAGGTTTGGCTCGAGTGTAGCCAGAACCTTGCACGCAGCCGGCCATCAAGTCCTCGGCATCGACGAATCAGAAGAGCGCGTACGCCATAACCTAGACAACTGCACGCGCGCGGTCGAGGCTGACGCAACCGATGAACAGGCCCTGCGGGCCATCGGCATCCGCAACTTCGACACAGTCGTTGTCGGGGTAGGCGGCGACATTCAGGCAAGTATCCTGGTCACGCTTATGCTTAAGGAGCTAGGCGTAAAACACGTGCTGGCCAAAGCACAGAGCGAGCTACACGGGCGCGTACTCTACAAAATTGGGGCAGACCGCGTTGTTTTCCCCGAGCGAGATATGGGGAGCCGCGTCGCCAAGAGCTTAATCGCCTCGAATATCTTAGAGTACATTGAACTCGCTCCGGATATTAGCATTCTTGAGTTTATGGTAGGTCCCGCGATGGTCGGGCACAGCCTGCGCCAGCTGGATTTTCGCAACAAGTATCAGGCGAACATCATTGCCGTTAAGCGCGGCGATGAGTTTAGCTTAGCACTGCGAGCGGACGAGCGTATCGAAGAGGGCGACGTGCTCGTAGTCGTGGGTAAGAACGACGACCTCAGGCGCCTTGAGCGCTATTGA